One region of Terricaulis silvestris genomic DNA includes:
- a CDS encoding DUF3828 domain-containing protein, with translation MYRRNLIIGLGAAALGACSPPAGKQDEPATDSAGRAMTDPAMVIRQLYEPYLTPGATFPDFQNQAPWSAGLWTTLQAMMARSQTINEPILDFDPLIAAQDYQLANLNVVTESMVEASTAVVRASFTNANTPTEVVYDMIWENDRWKVDNIRGAGWDLRQIASAPNTDSIPAQ, from the coding sequence ATGTATCGACGTAATCTGATCATCGGCCTCGGCGCCGCTGCGCTCGGCGCATGCTCGCCGCCAGCAGGCAAGCAAGACGAACCCGCCACCGACAGCGCCGGTCGCGCCATGACCGACCCCGCCATGGTCATTCGTCAGCTCTATGAGCCGTACCTCACGCCGGGCGCGACATTTCCGGACTTCCAGAACCAGGCGCCGTGGTCGGCAGGCCTCTGGACGACGCTGCAAGCTATGATGGCGCGCTCGCAAACGATCAACGAACCGATCCTCGATTTCGATCCACTGATCGCCGCGCAGGATTACCAGCTCGCCAACCTCAACGTCGTCACCGAAAGCATGGTCGAAGCTTCAACCGCCGTCGTCCGCGCCAGCTTCACCAACGCCAATACGCCGACCGAAGTCGTCTATGACATGATCTGGGAAAACGATCGCTGGAAGGTCGATAACATTCGCGGCGCCGGCTGGGATTTGCGCCAGATCGCGTCAGCGCCAAACACCGATTCCATACCAGCGCAATAA
- a CDS encoding glycosyltransferase family 9 protein encodes MIPWRKSNSQKGEAAAANTVLVIQLGGMAEFVQALAAAKLIREQHLGARINLLTTETTKELAEKCPYFDTVEADGKPQEPQAITKLIGRIRAAKYDVVYDLEGSNRTKNYFQGLRPWPPKWSGPVSGASYAYTGADREHLNPLDAYQAQLAIAGIDEGPLMPDFTWIRSVLRDPPRLRPDFFGIRGPYVLLLPRGSDALPNRRWPEEKYIDLARRIVRNGVTPVVLGGTDERPVGAAIAKAEPLAKNLVTRPDLFQHIGLAERASFAVGDDVELMHLAAAAGAPSLVFLSSLNHPDRAAPRGRGGVVALTAAIIADLPVEQVDAQLRNCGVYRQAATA; translated from the coding sequence ATGATTCCCTGGCGCAAATCGAATTCGCAGAAAGGCGAAGCGGCTGCAGCCAATACTGTGCTTGTCATCCAACTCGGCGGCATGGCCGAGTTCGTGCAGGCGCTCGCCGCCGCGAAACTCATTCGCGAGCAACACCTCGGCGCGCGCATCAATCTACTCACCACCGAAACGACCAAAGAGCTCGCCGAGAAGTGCCCGTACTTTGACACCGTCGAAGCCGACGGCAAACCGCAAGAGCCGCAAGCCATCACCAAGCTGATCGGGCGCATCCGCGCCGCCAAGTACGACGTGGTCTACGATCTCGAAGGATCGAACCGCACCAAGAACTATTTCCAAGGCTTGCGCCCGTGGCCGCCAAAGTGGTCCGGCCCGGTTTCTGGTGCGTCCTACGCTTACACCGGCGCTGATCGTGAACACCTCAATCCGCTCGACGCTTACCAAGCTCAGCTCGCCATCGCCGGTATCGACGAAGGCCCGCTGATGCCGGACTTCACCTGGATCCGCTCGGTGCTGCGCGATCCGCCGCGCCTGCGTCCGGATTTCTTCGGCATCCGCGGTCCCTATGTTCTGCTGCTGCCGCGCGGCTCCGACGCGCTGCCGAACCGCCGTTGGCCCGAGGAAAAGTACATCGACCTCGCCCGCCGCATCGTCCGCAACGGCGTGACGCCGGTCGTGCTCGGCGGCACGGACGAGCGCCCGGTCGGCGCGGCCATCGCCAAGGCCGAGCCCCTGGCCAAGAACCTCGTCACCCGCCCGGACCTGTTCCAGCACATCGGCCTGGCCGAGCGCGCCTCGTTTGCGGTCGGCGATGACGTCGAACTGATGCACCTCGCGGCCGCTGCCGGGGCGCCCAGCCTGGTCTTCCTGTCTTCGCTCAATCACCCCGATCGCGCCGCTCCCCGGGGCCGCGGCGGCGTCGTCGCCCTGACCGCCGCCATCATCGCCGACCTGCCGGTGGAGCAGGTGGACGCCCAATTGCGCAATTGTGGGGTCTATCGCCAAGCCGCCACAGCTTGA
- a CDS encoding dioxygenase family protein codes for MLISRRRALTLLSASALAACAVQVDPEEAALTPAETEGPFYPENTNAERDVDMTRLTGRSERAAGQVIEMRGRVLGPNGQPISGARVELWQANAGGRYAHSRDAGNPAPLDPNFQGYALVQSAADGGFSFTTIKPGGYTVDAQGPRTAHMHWKITANGRALTTQSYFPSEAANETDFLIRAMQAGDVPRLIATAGPAGADGALGFDWDVIVPA; via the coding sequence ATGTTGATCAGCAGACGGCGCGCCTTGACGCTGCTCAGCGCTAGCGCCCTCGCGGCCTGCGCGGTCCAAGTCGATCCGGAAGAGGCGGCCCTTACCCCTGCCGAAACCGAGGGACCATTCTATCCCGAGAACACCAACGCCGAGCGCGACGTCGACATGACCCGTCTAACCGGCCGCAGCGAACGCGCCGCCGGCCAAGTCATAGAAATGCGCGGCCGCGTGCTCGGACCCAACGGCCAACCCATCTCCGGCGCACGCGTCGAACTCTGGCAGGCCAACGCCGGCGGCCGGTACGCCCACTCGCGCGACGCCGGCAATCCCGCGCCGCTCGACCCCAATTTCCAGGGCTACGCCCTGGTCCAAAGCGCCGCCGACGGCGGCTTTTCCTTCACCACCATCAAGCCCGGCGGCTACACGGTCGACGCCCAAGGCCCGCGCACCGCGCACATGCATTGGAAAATCACCGCGAACGGCCGCGCGCTCACCACCCAAAGCTATTTCCCCAGCGAAGCGGCCAACGAAACCGATTTCCTGATCCGCGCCATGCAGGCCGGCGACGTCCCCCGCCTAATCGCCACTGCCGGTCCAGCCGGGGCGGACGGCGCTCTGGGCTTCGACTGGGACGTCATCGTCCCCGCCTAA
- a CDS encoding tetratricopeptide repeat protein, whose amino-acid sequence MMNAATVLLPFALMQASIAPADDRYAQCLTLIDSDAERAYEEGMAWAAEGNALNAYRCAALALIAQNRADEGARRLESLATASNPADTAVRAELFSQAGNAWLLAEEPARARSAFTRAISTMAPTAQELPDILIDRARAYAMEQDYRHAEEDLSTALDKRPNDALALRLRASARMHQSSFQLAEADALAALQRATTEQDRVDAALVLGHVRESVRTGAPVSE is encoded by the coding sequence ATGATGAATGCTGCCACCGTTTTGCTGCCGTTCGCGCTGATGCAAGCCTCTATCGCGCCGGCGGATGACCGCTACGCGCAATGCCTGACGCTGATCGATTCCGACGCCGAGCGCGCGTACGAGGAAGGCATGGCGTGGGCCGCTGAAGGCAACGCGCTGAATGCGTATCGTTGCGCGGCGCTGGCGCTGATCGCGCAGAACCGGGCCGACGAAGGCGCGCGGCGCTTGGAGTCTCTGGCGACGGCGTCGAACCCGGCGGACACCGCGGTGCGCGCGGAATTGTTCTCGCAAGCAGGCAATGCGTGGCTGCTGGCGGAAGAACCCGCGCGTGCACGAAGTGCGTTCACGCGGGCTATCTCGACGATGGCGCCGACGGCGCAGGAATTGCCGGATATTCTGATCGATCGCGCGCGGGCTTATGCGATGGAGCAAGACTATCGCCACGCCGAGGAAGATCTTTCCACCGCGCTCGACAAGCGCCCGAACGATGCGCTGGCGTTGCGGTTGCGCGCGTCGGCGCGGATGCATCAGAGCTCGTTCCAGTTGGCGGAAGCTGACGCGCTGGCGGCATTGCAACGGGCGACGACGGAGCAGGACCGCGTGGATGCAGCGCTAGTGCTGGGCCATGTGCGCGAAAGTGTGCGGACCGGCGCGCCGGTTTCGGAATAA
- a CDS encoding DUF2541 family protein: protein MKFKAILTSAVLALAACSTPAAADDWRQIGVRDVRDRTDRDTIVVEGPRQFERIKLCVYRNPVHFYDVDVRYANGGHQDVSVRRRINPGECTRAIDLNGDDRNITTVSLLYEETSYRRGAHATVRLFAE from the coding sequence GTGAAATTCAAAGCAATTTTGACGAGCGCGGTTTTGGCGCTGGCGGCATGTTCGACGCCCGCGGCGGCGGATGACTGGCGCCAGATCGGCGTCCGCGATGTGCGGGACCGGACGGACCGCGACACCATCGTGGTCGAGGGTCCGCGCCAGTTCGAGCGGATCAAGCTCTGCGTCTATCGCAACCCGGTGCACTTCTACGATGTCGACGTGCGCTACGCGAACGGCGGGCATCAGGACGTCAGTGTGCGCCGGCGCATCAATCCGGGCGAATGCACGCGCGCGATCGATCTGAACGGCGACGACCGCAACATCACCACGGTGTCGCTATTGTACGAAGAAACCAGCTACCGCCGTGGTGCGCATGCGACGGTGCGGTTGTTCGCTGAATAA
- a CDS encoding glycosyltransferase family 4 protein translates to MQEGHILSVLQVTPELNAGGVERTTLEMAEAISRAGGLALIASAGGRLEPDLEASAGELIRLPVQTKNPITAIHNAWRLARVIKERGVNIVHARSRAPAWSAYLAARLSGVPFVTTFHGIYNARSALKRFYNSVMARGDIVIANSEYTREHVLENYAEAKPDRIVTIPRGVDLAVFNPDRISNDDIAAIRALWRVPPGGKEIVLIAPARLTRWKGQLVLIEAMAMLQKRRPGAAKLIFAGDAQGRQSYVEDMTSAIEQAGLRDVVAIAGHLRQMPEAFAASDIALFPVIEPEAFGRGAVEAQAMGVPVIASNLGGFTETVIENETGFLTPPGVAAALAVMIERMIDLGAEKRVEMGGKGRARVQKLYSKTALQTATLAVYQRLLDEADDRRSANARGAPVL, encoded by the coding sequence TTGCAAGAAGGTCACATCCTCTCAGTTCTGCAAGTTACGCCTGAGCTTAATGCTGGCGGCGTCGAGCGGACCACGCTTGAAATGGCGGAAGCGATCAGCCGCGCCGGGGGGCTCGCTTTGATCGCTAGCGCCGGCGGACGCCTCGAGCCGGACCTCGAGGCGTCCGCCGGCGAATTGATCCGGCTCCCGGTCCAAACCAAAAATCCCATCACCGCAATCCACAACGCGTGGCGCCTCGCGCGCGTCATCAAGGAGCGCGGCGTCAACATCGTGCACGCCCGTTCGCGCGCACCTGCGTGGAGCGCCTATCTCGCTGCCCGCTTGAGCGGCGTGCCGTTCGTCACCACGTTCCACGGCATCTACAACGCGCGCTCGGCGCTGAAGCGCTTCTACAATTCGGTGATGGCGCGCGGCGACATTGTGATCGCCAATTCCGAATACACGCGCGAACACGTGCTTGAGAATTACGCCGAAGCCAAACCTGATCGCATCGTCACCATCCCGCGCGGCGTCGATCTCGCCGTCTTCAATCCCGATCGCATCAGCAACGACGACATCGCCGCTATCCGCGCGCTGTGGCGCGTGCCGCCCGGCGGCAAGGAGATCGTGCTGATCGCGCCTGCGCGTCTGACGCGATGGAAAGGTCAGCTCGTGCTGATCGAAGCCATGGCGATGCTGCAAAAACGTAGGCCTGGCGCGGCGAAATTGATCTTTGCCGGCGATGCGCAAGGCCGTCAGTCTTACGTCGAAGACATGACCTCAGCGATAGAACAAGCCGGACTGCGCGACGTGGTGGCGATCGCCGGACACTTGCGGCAAATGCCTGAGGCGTTCGCCGCATCCGACATCGCTTTGTTCCCGGTGATTGAACCGGAAGCGTTCGGGCGCGGTGCTGTGGAGGCGCAAGCGATGGGCGTGCCGGTGATCGCATCCAATCTCGGCGGCTTCACTGAAACCGTGATTGAGAACGAAACTGGGTTCCTCACACCGCCCGGCGTTGCCGCGGCGCTCGCCGTGATGATCGAACGCATGATCGATCTCGGCGCGGAAAAGCGTGTGGAGATGGGCGGAAAGGGGCGGGCGCGGGTGCAGAAGCTCTATTCGAAAACAGCCCTGCAAACGGCCACATTGGCAGTCTACCAGCGCTTGCTCGATGAGGCCGACGATCGCCGATCGGCAAACGCGCGCGGCGCGCCGGTGCTATAG
- a CDS encoding alpha/beta fold hydrolase codes for MGFGQVEALQHEGVSLAYERQEGAAPTFVWLGGFKSDMAGTKAETLAAWARDRGQGFVRFDYSGHGRSGGQFEDGTISRWLGDALAVIDKLTAGPLALVGSSMGGWLALLAARARAERVAGLLLIAPATDFTERLMWDTFNAEGRRTIQVVGRLVEASQYSPEPNVLTMALIEDGRRHLLMDKPYPFDGPIHILQGAADPDVPEAHVRALAALLPAERVTFELIPDGDHRLSRPQDLARLLAAAERLAR; via the coding sequence ATGGGATTCGGCCAAGTCGAGGCGCTGCAGCATGAGGGCGTGAGCCTGGCTTACGAGCGCCAGGAGGGCGCGGCGCCGACGTTCGTTTGGCTGGGCGGCTTCAAGTCGGATATGGCGGGGACCAAGGCCGAGACGCTGGCGGCATGGGCGCGCGATCGCGGGCAAGGCTTTGTCCGGTTTGATTATTCTGGGCACGGACGCTCGGGCGGGCAGTTCGAGGACGGGACGATTTCGCGCTGGCTGGGCGACGCACTGGCGGTGATCGATAAACTGACCGCAGGGCCGTTGGCGCTGGTGGGGTCGTCGATGGGCGGCTGGCTGGCGCTGTTGGCCGCGCGAGCCCGTGCTGAGCGGGTGGCCGGCCTGCTGCTGATCGCGCCAGCGACGGATTTCACTGAGCGGCTGATGTGGGACACGTTCAACGCCGAGGGGCGGCGTACGATCCAGGTGGTCGGGCGGCTGGTGGAGGCGTCGCAGTATTCACCGGAGCCGAACGTGCTCACGATGGCGCTGATCGAGGACGGGCGGCGGCACCTGTTGATGGACAAGCCCTACCCCTTCGACGGGCCGATCCACATCTTGCAGGGCGCCGCCGATCCGGACGTGCCGGAGGCGCATGTGCGAGCGCTGGCGGCTTTGCTGCCGGCGGAGCGGGTTACGTTCGAGCTGATCCCGGATGGCGATCACCGCCTTTCACGGCCGCAAGATTTGGCGCGGCTGTTAGCGGCTGCGGAACGGCTCGCGCGCTGA
- the infC gene encoding translation initiation factor IF-3, with product MARRPYAAPPPSKDGPRVNEDIRGVPRVLLIDAEGEKQGEMPIQAALDAAREAGLDLVEVAPQSVPPVCKILDYGKFRFEEQKKKAETRKKAKRIELKEIKVRPNIDDHDYEVKMKAIHRFFEEGDKVKVTLRFRGREMAHTHLGMELLDRMRNELDSIAKVEHEPRFEGRQVVMVMAPRA from the coding sequence ATAGCCAGACGACCGTACGCCGCGCCACCGCCATCCAAAGATGGCCCGCGCGTGAACGAGGACATTCGCGGAGTACCGCGCGTCCTCCTCATCGATGCCGAAGGAGAAAAACAGGGGGAGATGCCGATTCAAGCGGCGCTCGACGCCGCGCGTGAAGCCGGCCTCGATCTCGTTGAGGTCGCCCCCCAATCCGTTCCGCCGGTCTGCAAAATTCTCGACTACGGCAAATTCCGTTTCGAGGAGCAAAAGAAGAAGGCCGAGACGCGGAAGAAGGCCAAGCGCATCGAACTGAAAGAGATCAAGGTCCGTCCCAACATCGACGACCACGACTACGAAGTGAAGATGAAGGCCATCCACCGCTTCTTCGAAGAAGGCGACAAGGTGAAGGTCACATTGCGCTTCCGCGGCCGCGAAATGGCTCACACCCATTTGGGCATGGAGCTGCTCGACCGCATGCGCAACGAACTCGACAGCATCGCCAAGGTCGAGCACGAGCCGCGCTTCGAAGGCCGCCAAGTCGTCATGGTCATGGCGCCGCGCGCGTAA
- the rplT gene encoding 50S ribosomal protein L20: protein MARVKGGVTAHARHKKVLKKAKGYYGRRSKTFRTANAAVEKAALYSYRDRKVKKRDFRSLWIVRINAAVREEGLTYSRFISGLTKAGITLDRKVMADIAMNEPAAFKGLISQAQAALK from the coding sequence ATGGCACGCGTCAAAGGGGGCGTTACCGCCCACGCCCGCCACAAGAAAGTTCTGAAGAAGGCGAAGGGCTATTACGGCCGTCGCTCGAAAACCTTCCGCACCGCGAACGCCGCGGTTGAGAAGGCCGCGCTCTATTCGTACCGCGACCGCAAAGTGAAGAAGCGCGACTTCCGCTCGCTTTGGATCGTGCGCATCAACGCCGCGGTTCGCGAAGAGGGCCTGACCTATTCGCGATTTATCAGCGGGCTCACCAAGGCTGGTATCACCCTCGACCGTAAGGTCATGGCCGATATCGCCATGAACGAGCCCGCGGCTTTCAAAGGCCTGATCTCCCAGGCCCAAGCCGCACTGAAGTAA
- the rpmI gene encoding 50S ribosomal protein L35, with the protein MPKMKTKSGVKKRFKLTATGKVMAGAAGKRHRLLGHNGKYIRQNRGTSELAKPDADRVKLWIPYGLK; encoded by the coding sequence ATGCCGAAGATGAAGACCAAGAGCGGCGTCAAAAAACGCTTCAAGCTCACGGCCACGGGCAAGGTGATGGCCGGCGCCGCCGGTAAGCGCCACCGCCTGCTGGGCCACAATGGAAAATACATCCGTCAGAACCGCGGCACGTCCGAGCTCGCAAAGCCCGACGCGGACCGCGTGAAACTCTGGATTCCGTACGGCCTGAAATAA